The Aggregatilinea lenta genome includes a region encoding these proteins:
- a CDS encoding 4Fe-4S dicluster domain-containing protein, with amino-acid sequence MSTGLPIQLAPMAATPRQIHPERCLRQRHQHAACVYCQDVCPTGAIRFSQRAVFLTADDCIGCGLCLSTCPVECFETSSWSERSLVSALDRVNAPTVEIVCKSHPAPQMGDEAVPVIQIGACLGAVSPGAWYEVGLGAAARVRLEHCSGCPLAEAARYTDKAVQLANAWLQSSGYAPTLLIAEERAPAPASTTRRTVVSVEQKIINRRSFLTFAFTRSSGAPQQALTGLPEEEEIQQKLPPHTPTWLRNLSAIYPTSAADVEARSVPSTVRHSAPETTETRWPTLSVESNCVACGACARYCPSGALSTTSAEGQYQHRFTPGFCLGCGLCAEVCNMGALTRSYAPDDAPFETRVMRERPIGVCKKCGSPALDMFDGLCYWCATEPPVRSVLNSAKGHLFPHSIVKASLNNAFNDAD; translated from the coding sequence ATGAGCACAGGTCTCCCGATCCAACTGGCCCCGATGGCCGCGACGCCGCGCCAGATCCACCCGGAGCGCTGTTTGCGACAGCGCCACCAACATGCCGCGTGCGTATACTGCCAGGACGTCTGTCCGACCGGGGCGATCCGGTTCAGCCAGCGCGCCGTGTTTTTGACCGCCGACGACTGTATCGGCTGCGGCCTGTGCCTGTCCACTTGCCCGGTCGAGTGTTTCGAGACCAGCTCGTGGTCAGAGCGCAGCCTCGTGAGCGCGCTGGACCGGGTAAACGCGCCCACCGTCGAGATTGTGTGCAAGTCGCATCCCGCGCCGCAAATGGGCGACGAGGCGGTGCCCGTGATTCAAATCGGCGCGTGCCTGGGGGCGGTATCGCCAGGTGCGTGGTATGAAGTCGGGCTTGGCGCTGCCGCGCGCGTGCGCCTGGAGCACTGTTCGGGCTGCCCGCTGGCTGAGGCCGCGCGTTATACGGACAAGGCCGTCCAGCTTGCCAACGCATGGCTGCAATCGAGCGGGTATGCCCCCACCCTGCTAATCGCGGAAGAACGCGCTCCCGCGCCAGCCAGCACCACGCGCCGCACGGTCGTTTCGGTAGAGCAAAAGATCATCAACCGGCGCAGCTTTTTGACCTTCGCTTTTACGCGCAGCAGCGGCGCTCCCCAACAGGCACTCACCGGACTGCCGGAGGAAGAGGAGATCCAGCAGAAGCTGCCGCCGCACACCCCCACCTGGCTGCGCAACCTGTCTGCAATCTATCCGACTTCTGCCGCCGATGTGGAGGCGCGATCCGTGCCCAGCACGGTAAGACATTCCGCGCCGGAGACGACGGAAACCCGGTGGCCAACGCTGTCGGTGGAGTCTAACTGCGTCGCGTGTGGAGCCTGCGCGCGCTACTGCCCGTCCGGCGCGCTTTCGACCACCAGTGCAGAAGGACAGTACCAGCATCGCTTTACGCCCGGCTTCTGCCTCGGATGTGGCCTATGCGCCGAGGTATGTAACATGGGCGCGCTGACGCGCAGCTATGCGCCAGACGACGCACCATTCGAGACGCGCGTGATGCGCGAACGTCCGATCGGAGTATGTAAAAAATGCGGCAGCCCGGCGCTAGATATGTTCGATGGCCTGTGCTACTGGTGTGCAACGGAACCGCCGGTGCGATCCGTCTTGAACAGCGCTAAGGGGCATTTATTCCCACACAGTATTGTGAAAGCTAGCTTGAATAATGCTTTCAATGACGCCGATTAG
- a CDS encoding TorD/DmsD family molecular chaperone → MVSQVPPKAADAAFEKLSHIALARANVFGLLARAFFDPTGDLVQKLQSGAFVSELHVYFRDLLTQQVHRGEVNDLLYPLEPLHAVQSDMAGLDPDALLKALKVEYARLFIGPGSPEIPPYETFYNPNKSKPLLMVSAEAVAVEKAYHKAGVAITAGLNEPPDHFATEAEFLYFLCGQESDCWSAGDNSGARRWRRLELDFLEKHLGRWGGDFCQRVETESTHPFYQSAAHFAGAFIKMESTHSIEE, encoded by the coding sequence GTGGTTTCTCAAGTGCCTCCTAAGGCTGCGGATGCAGCTTTCGAAAAGCTGTCACACATCGCCCTGGCACGCGCCAACGTGTTTGGCCTGCTGGCGCGCGCTTTCTTCGATCCGACAGGCGATCTCGTGCAGAAGCTCCAGTCCGGCGCGTTTGTGTCCGAGCTGCACGTCTATTTCCGCGATCTGCTCACGCAGCAGGTTCACCGGGGCGAGGTAAACGATCTACTGTATCCGCTGGAACCGCTGCATGCCGTTCAGAGCGACATGGCAGGGCTGGACCCCGATGCGCTGCTGAAGGCGCTGAAAGTCGAATATGCGCGCCTGTTCATCGGGCCGGGAAGCCCGGAAATTCCACCGTATGAGACGTTCTACAACCCCAACAAGTCCAAGCCACTGTTGATGGTCAGCGCGGAGGCCGTTGCAGTCGAAAAAGCCTATCACAAGGCGGGCGTCGCCATCACCGCCGGGTTGAACGAGCCGCCGGATCATTTTGCGACCGAGGCCGAGTTTTTGTACTTCCTGTGCGGCCAGGAATCAGACTGCTGGTCGGCGGGGGATAACAGCGGAGCGAGACGGTGGCGGCGGCTGGAACTCGATTTTCTGGAAAAGCATCTGGGGCGCTGGGGCGGTGACTTCTGCCAGCGCGTCGAAACGGAGAGCACACATCCGTTTTACCAGTCTGCTGCGCACTTCGCGGGCGCATTCATCAAAATGGAGAGCACCCATTCGATCGAGGAATAA
- a CDS encoding FAD:protein FMN transferase, translating into MTASNTLSRRKFLKIMAVGGALSGLGYWANRAANQAHSVHRTDLLMGMVVNLTLMGDESAQAEAAADATLAEMRRLADLFTRFDPASPVSQLNKGDIIGYPSPELRTLLKDAQTLHAVSNGAFDVTVKPLLDLYQSTEARDGSLPSQAAVERALDRVGAQNLRITGDEICFLKAGMGLTLDGIAKGAVIDGGVSTLNAHGFPNVLVEAGGDLLASGGHSIQRPWKIALRAPRTDQAMPSLYVENRAVATSGDYLQAFTSDYSAHHIIDPRRGISPAELASATVIAPTAALADSLATTVMVVGSEAGIALLAHYPGCEAYLIDKQLRPILSPGMADYLA; encoded by the coding sequence GTGACTGCATCAAATACACTTTCTCGTCGCAAGTTTCTAAAGATCATGGCGGTAGGCGGCGCGCTCAGCGGGCTGGGATATTGGGCCAACCGCGCCGCGAATCAGGCGCACAGCGTACACCGCACCGATCTGTTGATGGGCATGGTCGTCAACCTGACGCTGATGGGCGACGAGTCCGCGCAGGCAGAAGCCGCCGCCGACGCGACGCTGGCGGAAATGCGCCGTCTTGCGGACCTGTTCACCCGGTTCGATCCGGCCAGCCCGGTGTCGCAGCTCAACAAGGGGGACATCATCGGCTATCCCTCACCCGAGCTGCGGACATTGCTAAAGGACGCGCAAACCCTGCACGCCGTGTCGAATGGAGCGTTCGACGTCACGGTTAAGCCGCTGCTGGATCTGTATCAGAGCACAGAAGCGCGGGATGGGAGCCTACCTTCTCAGGCGGCGGTCGAGCGCGCGCTCGACCGGGTAGGCGCGCAGAACCTGCGCATCACCGGCGACGAGATCTGCTTCCTGAAGGCGGGTATGGGCCTCACGCTGGACGGCATCGCCAAGGGCGCAGTGATCGACGGCGGCGTGAGCACCCTGAACGCACACGGATTCCCGAATGTGCTCGTCGAGGCGGGCGGCGATCTGCTTGCTTCCGGTGGGCACAGCATCCAACGACCGTGGAAGATCGCGCTGCGCGCCCCGCGTACGGATCAAGCCATGCCGTCGCTGTACGTTGAGAACAGGGCGGTTGCGACGTCCGGCGATTATCTACAGGCGTTCACGTCGGATTACTCGGCCCACCATATCATCGATCCGCGCCGGGGCATATCGCCCGCCGAGCTTGCCAGCGCCACGGTTATCGCGCCGACGGCGGCTCTGGCCGACTCGCTTGCCACGACGGTGATGGTGGTCGGCAGCGAAGCCGGAATCGCACTGCTCGCGCATTATCCGGGCTGTGAAGCGTACCTGATTGACAAACAACTCCGGCCAATTCTCTCGCCGGGCATGGCGGATTATCTGGCATGA
- a CDS encoding FMN-binding protein encodes MPNAPARPAMRHSKNVAMLRNALIVAILLGAWLYGFTMTRSEIAPLVPNVLPTAHTVVKEGDVFVAYNASHEIVGYAAAADATGYGGPVYLLVGVDPDGEIAGIQVIEQRETPGFYALLRDNRFVQKFLGRKLDQPLVLGDDIDGVSGASLSANAVATAIWRSVAKIQTETAASASVPVRFGLPEVTLIALFAVSLLLPRLRKARHKNALRWAIMLISLVILGFIYNQPLTIANFASLLAGYWPTWQNHLYWYLMLGGSIGVVLFSGKNMYCHTICPFGTAQDCFARLGDAHPFSASGDSKLTRRLRWVPRWLAVLALAMGLAFRQPGAASYEPFGTLFSLSAGFFPWMLLVIVLFTSMLLLRPFCTYLCPVKPALESVLYVRNRVRRLWNTRMSALRQ; translated from the coding sequence ATGCCTAACGCTCCAGCCCGGCCAGCGATGCGCCACAGCAAAAACGTCGCTATGCTGCGAAATGCGCTGATTGTGGCGATTTTGCTCGGTGCGTGGCTGTACGGCTTCACAATGACGCGATCCGAGATCGCGCCGCTGGTCCCGAACGTGCTGCCGACCGCGCATACGGTCGTCAAAGAGGGCGACGTTTTTGTCGCCTACAATGCCAGTCATGAGATCGTGGGGTATGCGGCGGCGGCGGACGCAACCGGCTACGGTGGCCCGGTGTATCTGCTGGTAGGCGTCGATCCGGACGGCGAGATCGCGGGCATCCAGGTGATCGAACAGCGCGAGACACCCGGATTTTACGCCCTGCTGCGCGATAATCGTTTCGTTCAAAAGTTCTTGGGGCGCAAGCTGGATCAGCCGCTCGTGCTGGGCGACGACATCGATGGCGTGAGCGGCGCGTCACTCAGTGCCAATGCGGTCGCTACCGCGATCTGGCGCTCGGTGGCAAAAATCCAGACGGAGACGGCGGCGTCCGCTTCCGTGCCGGTCCGGTTCGGCCTGCCGGAGGTGACGCTGATCGCGCTCTTTGCGGTCAGTCTGCTGCTGCCCCGGCTGCGCAAAGCGCGGCACAAGAATGCCCTGCGCTGGGCGATCATGCTGATCAGTCTGGTGATCCTGGGTTTCATATATAATCAGCCGCTGACCATCGCTAATTTTGCATCACTGTTGGCCGGGTATTGGCCCACGTGGCAGAACCACCTGTACTGGTACCTCATGCTGGGCGGCTCGATCGGCGTGGTTCTCTTCAGCGGCAAAAACATGTACTGTCACACGATTTGCCCGTTCGGTACGGCGCAGGACTGCTTCGCCCGGCTGGGCGACGCGCATCCGTTCAGCGCGAGCGGCGACTCGAAGCTCACCCGGCGGCTGCGCTGGGTTCCGCGCTGGCTGGCCGTGCTGGCATTGGCGATGGGGCTTGCGTTCCGGCAGCCGGGCGCGGCGAGTTATGAGCCGTTCGGCACGCTGTTTTCGCTATCCGCCGGGTTTTTCCCGTGGATGCTGCTGGTGATCGTGCTGTTTACGTCGATGCTGCTGCTGCGACCCTTCTGCACGTATCTCTGCCCGGTCAAACCGGCGCTGGAGTCCGTTCTGTACGTCCGTAACCGGGTGAGGCGACTATGGAACACCAGGATGAGCGCTTTACGGCAGTAA
- the nrfD gene encoding NrfD/PsrC family molybdoenzyme membrane anchor subunit, which produces MNSSIAQSRRKPVNPLWIAAAAVVTVAGVVAWVVQLTQGMSTVSLSNLTPWGTYIAGFIFFMGLSAGSLVLSSLPVLFDLPRFRPYAKLGAYVALASLIVGGLYIMVDIGKPDRLWRIVRYAHLGSPMLWDLLLTVAYLIVSTVYLRRLMQAKGNDKGLKPLALIVFLAGLADGLTAFVFATQIGREYWYSAVQPIAFFVAAVASAGATILLVMTFLKPSGYVHLECCDLNPISLLTASMLGLSLLLIVSEMVTLAFSRSASATELIDLMIASPVFWVEIVSGVAALLLLLIAPLRGGGTAQTVTGAGLALVHLAAKRLTFVGMGFAVENIDYAGVNIGSVGAAMPTLVEFGVALGLLGLFILLLTVGFNSFQLVDEPRG; this is translated from the coding sequence ATGAACTCGTCAATTGCGCAGAGTCGCCGGAAGCCGGTTAACCCGCTCTGGATCGCGGCTGCGGCGGTCGTTACGGTGGCCGGTGTGGTAGCCTGGGTCGTGCAGCTCACCCAGGGCATGAGCACTGTATCGCTTTCGAATCTTACCCCGTGGGGGACGTATATCGCGGGATTCATCTTCTTCATGGGCCTCAGCGCGGGGTCGCTGGTGCTGTCTTCGCTGCCCGTGCTGTTCGACCTGCCCCGCTTCCGCCCCTACGCCAAACTGGGCGCGTATGTCGCGCTGGCGTCTCTGATCGTGGGCGGGCTGTACATCATGGTCGATATCGGGAAACCGGATCGCCTGTGGCGCATCGTGCGGTACGCGCACCTGGGGTCACCGATGCTGTGGGACCTGCTGCTGACGGTGGCTTACCTGATCGTCTCGACGGTGTACCTGCGCCGCTTGATGCAAGCGAAAGGTAACGACAAGGGCCTCAAGCCGCTGGCGCTGATCGTCTTCCTGGCCGGGCTGGCCGATGGTCTGACCGCGTTCGTATTCGCCACACAGATCGGGCGTGAGTACTGGTACTCCGCCGTGCAGCCCATTGCGTTTTTCGTGGCGGCGGTGGCGTCGGCGGGCGCGACGATCCTGCTGGTGATGACCTTCCTCAAGCCGAGCGGGTACGTGCACCTGGAGTGCTGCGACCTCAACCCGATCTCGCTGCTGACCGCGTCGATGCTGGGCCTGAGTCTGCTGCTGATCGTCAGTGAAATGGTCACGCTGGCCTTCAGCCGTTCGGCCAGCGCGACGGAACTGATCGACCTGATGATCGCCTCGCCCGTATTCTGGGTCGAGATCGTCTCCGGCGTGGCGGCACTGCTCCTGCTGCTGATCGCGCCGCTGCGGGGTGGTGGAACCGCGCAGACCGTGACGGGTGCGGGGCTAGCGCTGGTGCATCTGGCGGCCAAGCGCCTCACGTTTGTCGGAATGGGCTTCGCGGTAGAGAATATCGACTATGCCGGTGTTAACATCGGCTCCGTCGGGGCAGCTATGCCGACCCTGGTGGAGTTCGGCGTCGCGCTTGGCCTGCTGGGGCTGTTCATCCTGCTGCTGACGGTGGGTTTCAACAGCTTCCAGTTGGTTGACGAGCCACGTGGGTAG
- a CDS encoding 4Fe-4S dicluster domain-containing protein, whose protein sequence is MAKKHYVMVVDTKRCIGCHTCALACKVENNLPDGVWWNRTLTVGGDEMDTPEGDYPNLQIGFITLACQHCENPACVKVCPVGATWKDEETGLVMQDPDKCIGCRYCMVACPYTGVRQFNFEEPQFAAAVEVGSMDAFNHQKHTVEKCTFCATRVAKGQEPACIDVCPARARTFGDLNDPNSDVSLLLSKRPYFQLLDEKGTEPSVYFLT, encoded by the coding sequence ACGTGATGGTGGTTGATACCAAGCGCTGCATCGGCTGCCATACGTGTGCGCTGGCCTGCAAAGTCGAAAATAACCTACCCGACGGCGTGTGGTGGAACCGCACGCTGACGGTCGGCGGCGATGAAATGGACACGCCCGAAGGCGACTATCCCAACCTGCAAATCGGGTTCATTACGCTGGCCTGCCAGCACTGCGAAAACCCCGCGTGCGTCAAGGTGTGCCCGGTGGGCGCGACGTGGAAAGACGAAGAAACCGGCCTCGTCATGCAGGACCCGGACAAGTGCATCGGCTGCCGTTACTGCATGGTGGCGTGCCCCTATACCGGCGTGCGCCAGTTCAACTTCGAGGAGCCGCAGTTCGCTGCCGCGGTCGAGGTTGGCTCGATGGATGCGTTCAACCACCAGAAGCACACGGTCGAAAAGTGCACTTTCTGTGCGACGCGGGTGGCAAAGGGCCAGGAACCGGCCTGCATCGACGTGTGCCCCGCGCGAGCGCGCACGTTCGGTGATCTCAACGACCCGAACAGCGACGTCTCGCTGCTTTTGAGCAAACGCCCCTACTTCCAACTTCTGGACGAGAAGGGCACGGAACCGTCTGTCTATTTCCTGACTTAG